One genomic segment of Hevea brasiliensis isolate MT/VB/25A 57/8 chromosome 3, ASM3005281v1, whole genome shotgun sequence includes these proteins:
- the LOC110641201 gene encoding peroxidase 2-like, producing the protein MASSSTFSLCGYLLLVLVATASSSLTPSYYDGVCPNALPTIKRVVEAAVYRERRMGASLLRLHFHDCFVNGCDASILLDPSPTIDSEKNALPNANSARGFEVIDQIKSEVDKACGGAVVSCADILAVVARDSVVALGGPTWAVQLGRRDSTTASRTAAETDLPSPFADLPELINGFKKQGLDEKDLVVLSGAHTLGFSKCGAFKNRIYNETNVDPNFAQKRRSTCPPSGGDGNLAPLDPTPARFDLAYFTNLKNKKGLLHSDQQLFNGGSTDNLVNTYSSNAPAFWNDFANSMVKMGNIRPLTGNQGQVRLNCKMVN; encoded by the exons ATGGCTTCAAGTAGCACCTTCAGTCTTTGTGGGTACCTTCTTTTGGTTCTCGTTGCAACAGCTTCTTCCTCACTAACTCCCTCTTACTATGATGGAGTTTGTCCCAATGCTTTACCAACTATCAAAAGAGTTGTTGAGGCTGCAGTGTACAGAGAACGACGCATGGGTGCTTCTTTATTGCGTCTGCACTTCCATGACTGTTTTGTTAAT GGCTGTGATGCTTCAATTCTTTTGGATCCTTCTCCCACCATTGACAGTGAAAAGAATGCCCTCCCTAACGCAAATTCTGCTAGGGGATTTGAAGTTATCGATCAAATTAAGTCAGAGGTGGACAAAGCCTGTGGAGGTGCAGTGGTCTCTTGTGCAGACATCTTAGCAGTTGTAGCTCGCGATTCTGTAGTTGCG CTTGGTGGCCCAACATGGGCGGTGCAACTGGGGAGGAGAGACTCAACCACAGCTAGTAGGACCGCAGCGGAAACTGACCTCCCATCACCTTTTGCAGACCTTCCTGAGCTCATTAATGGCTTCAAGAAACAAGGTCTCGACGAGAAAGACCTTGTTGTGCTATCTGGTGCCCATACTTTAGGTTTCTCAAAGTGCGGTGCCTTCAAGAATAGGATCTACAATGAAACTAATGTTGACCCAAATTTTGCACAAAAGCGAAGATCAACTTGTCCTCCCAGTGGAGGTGATGGAAACCTTGCACCTCTAGACCCAACACCTGCACGCTTTGACCTTGCTTACTTCACCAACTTGAAAAATAAGAAAGGGCTTCTTCACTCTGATCAACAACTCTTCAATGGTGGCTCTACTGATAATCTTGTGAATACTTATAGCTCAAATGCGCCAGCTTTCTGGAATGATTTTGCCAACTCTATGGTTAAGATGGGCAATATAAGACCACTGACTGGAAATCAAGGCCAAGTTCGTTTGAACTGCAAGATGGTGAACTGA
- the LOC110641187 gene encoding peroxidase 22.3-like, translating to MASHGGIFYLSALIILAAAVASVSSSSLSPYYYDSVCPEALPTIKRLVEAAVYKEQRMGASLLRLHFHDCFVNGCDASILLDPSPTIDSEKNARPNLNSARGFEVIDQIKQAVDEVCGCSVVSCADVLAVVARDSVVALGGPTWNVELGRRDSTTASRAKADSDIPSPFMDLPALINNFKNQGLDERDLVALSGGHTIGFAQCFVFRNRIYNETNIDPEFAQQRRLTCPSIGGNSTLSPLDPTPAQFDTAYFTNLIQKRGLLHSDQQLFNGGSTDGLVNTYSSNAKAFSADFARSMIKMGNIKPLTGNEGQIRSNCRKVN from the exons ATGGCTTCGCATGGCGGCATCTTTTATCTTTCTGCCTTGATTATATTGGCTGCTGCTGTTGCTAGTGTATCTTCATCTTCGCTTTCTCCTTATTACTATGACAGCGTGTGTCCCGAAGCTTTACCAACCATTAAACGACTCGTTGAGGCTGCAGTGTACAAAGAACAGCGGATGGGTGCTTCTTTACTACGCCTGCATTTCCACGACTGTTTTGTTAAT GGCTGTGATGCATCAATTCTTCTGGATCCTTCACCCACTATTGACAGTGAAAAGAATGCTCGCCCTAACTTAAACTCTGCTAGAGGATTTGAAGTTATCGACCAGATTAAGCAGGCAGTGGACGAAGTGTGTGGTTGCTCCGTGGTCTCCTGCGCAGACGTTTTGGCGGTCGTAGCCCGCGATTCTGTAGTTGCG CTTGGAGGGCCAACATGGAACGTGGAACTTGGGAGGAGAGACTCAACTACCGCTAGCAGGGCAAAGGCAGACAGTGACATCCCATCGCCATTTATGGACCTTCCTGCACTTATTAACAACTTCAAAAACCAAGGTCTCGACGAAAGAGACCTTGTTGCTCTTTCTGGTGGCCATACTATAGGGTTTGCACAATGTTTTGTCTTCAGGAACCGAATCTACAATGAAACTAATATTGACCCTGAATTTGCACAACAGCGAAGATTAACTTGCCCAAGCATTGGTGGCAATTCGACTCTATCGCCTCTGGACCCAACACCTGCACAATTTGACACTGCATACTTCACCAATTTAATACAGAAAAGAGGTCTTCTTCATTCGGATCAACAACTTTTTAATGGCGGCTCCACTGATGGTCTAGTAAACACTTACAGCTCAAATGCCAAAGCTTTTTCTGCCGATTTTGCTAGGTCTATGATTAAGATGGGGAATATAAAACCGCTGACAGGAAACGAAGGACAAATTCGTTCGAACTGCAGGAAGGTGAACTGA